Proteins encoded by one window of Arabidopsis thaliana chromosome 2, partial sequence:
- the NIP2 gene encoding NEP-interacting protein 2 (NEP-interacting protein 2 (NIP2); CONTAINS InterPro DOMAIN/s: Zinc finger, RING-type (InterPro:IPR001841); BEST Arabidopsis thaliana protein match is: RING/U-box superfamily protein (TAIR:AT4G35840.1).), whose amino-acid sequence MASSSSSSYRFQSGSYPLSSSPSLGNFVERIKDACHFLVSAVLGTIISAILTFFFALVGTLLGALTGALIGQETESGFIRGAAIGAISGAVFSIEVFESSLDLWKSDESGFGCFLYLIDVIVSLLSGRLVRERIGPAMLSAVQSQMGAVDTAFDDHTSLFDTGGSKGLTGDLVEKIPKMTITGNNNTDASENTDSCSVCLQDFQLGETVRSLPHCHHMFHLPCIDNWLLRHDISTARTSRVCSALLPSSLSFM is encoded by the exons ATGGcctcgtcatcatcatcatcttataGATTCCAATCTGGGTCTTACCCTCTTTCGTCAAGTCCTTCTCTTGGGAATTTCGTCGAACGCATTAAAGACGCTTGTCATTTCCTTGTCTCTGCTGTTTTGGGTACCATTATCTCCGCGATCTTGACCTTCTTCTTCGCACTAG TGGGCACATTGCTAGGGGCACTTACAGGAGCTTTGATAGGTCAAGAAACTGAGAGTGGTTTCATTAGAGGAGCAGCAATTGGAGCCATTTCGGGAGCTGTTTTCTCTATCGAGGTCTTTGAATCATCTCTGGATCTCTGGAAATCCGATGAGTCGGGTTTCGGATGTTTTCTCTACTTG ATTGATGTCATTGTTAGTCTTCTAAGCGGGAGACTTGTACGAGAGCGCATTGGTCCTGCAATGCTAAGTGCAGTGCAAAGTCAA ATGGGAGCTGTGGATACAGCTTTTGATGATCACACAAGCCTTTTTGATACAGGAGGCTCAAAAGGATTGACAGGAGACCTTGTTGAGAAAATCCCAAAGATGACAATCACTGGCAACAATAACACTGATGCTTCTGAGAACACAGACTCATGTTCTGTTTGTCTTCAG GATTTCCAGCTCGGTGAAACAGTTAGAAGCTTGCCTCATTGTCATCACATGTTTCACTTACCTTGCATAGACAATTGGCTCCTTAGACACG ATATTTCTACAGCTCGTACATCAAGAGTCTGCTCTGCTCTTCTTCCCTCCTCCTTGAGTTTCATGTAA
- a CDS encoding Defensin-like (DEFL) family protein (Defensin-like (DEFL) family protein; LOCATED IN: endomembrane system; Has 35333 Blast hits to 34131 proteins in 2444 species: Archae - 798; Bacteria - 22429; Metazoa - 974; Fungi - 991; Plants - 531; Viruses - 0; Other Eukaryotes - 9610 (source: NCBI BLink).): MKSSIFFKLLLLVSLLVVIFRQSYAVADYCNRDADCKRVCLRPYACNLTRHLCMCHPNDVSSSKQHCIPEHKGFGEGGPPPQRLKLYR, encoded by the exons ATGAAGAGCAGCATATTCTTTAAGCTTCTGTTATTGGTTTCTCTTTTAGTCGTTATCTTCA GACAAAGCTATGCAGTCGCCGATTATTGTAATAGAGATGCTGACTGTAAGCGGGTATGCTTAAGACCGTACGCATGCAACTTAACCCGTCACCTTTGTATGTGTCATCCAAATGATGTCAGTTCTTCTAAACAACATTGTATTCCAGAACATAAAGGTTTTGGAGAAGGAGGACCTCCACCACAACGATTGAAATTATATCGATAA
- the NIP2 gene encoding NEP-interacting protein 2 (NEP-interacting protein 2 (NIP2); CONTAINS InterPro DOMAIN/s: Zinc finger, RING-type (InterPro:IPR001841); BEST Arabidopsis thaliana protein match is: RING/U-box superfamily protein (TAIR:AT4G35840.1); Has 9242 Blast hits to 9216 proteins in 266 species: Archae - 0; Bacteria - 2; Metazoa - 2260; Fungi - 688; Plants - 5081; Viruses - 18; Other Eukaryotes - 1193 (source: NCBI BLink).), giving the protein MASSSSSSYRFQSGSYPLSSSPSLGNFVERIKDACHFLVSAVLGTIISAILTFFFALVGTLLGALTGALIGQETESGFIRGAAIGAISGAVFSIEVFESSLDLWKSDESGFGCFLYLIDVIVSLLSGRLVRERIGPAMLSAVQSQMGAVDTAFDDHTSLFDTGGSKGLTGDLVEKIPKMTITGNNNTDASENTDSCSVCLQDFQLGETVRSLPHCHHMFHLPCIDNWLLRHGSCPMCRRDI; this is encoded by the exons ATGGcctcgtcatcatcatcatcttataGATTCCAATCTGGGTCTTACCCTCTTTCGTCAAGTCCTTCTCTTGGGAATTTCGTCGAACGCATTAAAGACGCTTGTCATTTCCTTGTCTCTGCTGTTTTGGGTACCATTATCTCCGCGATCTTGACCTTCTTCTTCGCACTAG TGGGCACATTGCTAGGGGCACTTACAGGAGCTTTGATAGGTCAAGAAACTGAGAGTGGTTTCATTAGAGGAGCAGCAATTGGAGCCATTTCGGGAGCTGTTTTCTCTATCGAGGTCTTTGAATCATCTCTGGATCTCTGGAAATCCGATGAGTCGGGTTTCGGATGTTTTCTCTACTTG ATTGATGTCATTGTTAGTCTTCTAAGCGGGAGACTTGTACGAGAGCGCATTGGTCCTGCAATGCTAAGTGCAGTGCAAAGTCAA ATGGGAGCTGTGGATACAGCTTTTGATGATCACACAAGCCTTTTTGATACAGGAGGCTCAAAAGGATTGACAGGAGACCTTGTTGAGAAAATCCCAAAGATGACAATCACTGGCAACAATAACACTGATGCTTCTGAGAACACAGACTCATGTTCTGTTTGTCTTCAG GATTTCCAGCTCGGTGAAACAGTTAGAAGCTTGCCTCATTGTCATCACATGTTTCACTTACCTTGCATAGACAATTGGCTCCTTAGACACGGTTCTTGCCCGATGTGTAGACGTGATATTTAA